In the Dioscorea cayenensis subsp. rotundata cultivar TDr96_F1 chromosome 12, TDr96_F1_v2_PseudoChromosome.rev07_lg8_w22 25.fasta, whole genome shotgun sequence genome, one interval contains:
- the LOC120274039 gene encoding BTB/POZ domain-containing protein At5g48130 isoform X2 — translation MIEGFDIELPEQFPGGLESFEMVALFSYESLLPFDPFNVAALRCAAEFLEMTEMYCSANLCERSDLYLNQVVLQNWDDTLIVLQKCQPLLPWSEELLIVSRCVESLAFMACMEILDPEDKRDRPIVTTLDALAGWDCEKVKGIAGQDLWIKDLIALPFGFFQRIIASMRRQGMREKYVSPVIMFYANKWVLSKKTHKFWENTAEEDGSDNADNKVSMILVGIIELLPVGDKACRVLPAAFYFALLSRSLTLSLSMEGRMKLEDQAAALLQFARVEHFLLPEKNVQNVASSPEVETMERIISRYVTSKEETNCSGCTPLINNAVVAELWDAYLVKIAANPKLGPIRFMELIETVPIEDRETHDHLYYAMNTFLSKHSDLSIEEKSSVCKYLNCQKLSQEACIQAVQNEQMPLRLIVQALFVQQLQTHQAFRECSDSFRYMQSRDFSGSISSSRCQLPTSPTVEDKPYKPTTEDGETPGMSLCSLLRQDIAVHKSELAKAEYESTSFRIQVLEEELTSLKQILHCQNTPKESDRITPETLSFRMFDSDNGTVIKKRNPIYQVGSCISSVSWTSQRKCARRLLKVIRRIAMLGKGKSKIKQAVSGFSNGANACRSKPLHEVYDC, via the exons ATGATTGAAGGCTTTGACATTGAGCTGCCAGAGCAGTTCCCGGGTGGTTTGGAGAGCTTTGAGATGGTAGCCTTATTTAGCTATGAGTCCTTGCTTCCTTTTGATCCATTCAATGTCGCTGCTCTTCGATGCGCTGCGGAGTTCCTTGAGATGACAGAAATGTATTGTTCTGCGAATCTTTGTGAGAGGTCAGACTTGTATCTCAACCAAGTGGTGTTGCAGAATTGGGATGATACACTCATAGTTCTTCAGAAATGCCAGCCACTGCTCCCTTGGTCTGAAGAGCTTCTGATTGTGAGTCGATGCGTGGAATCTCTAGCTTTCATGGCTTGCATGGAGATACTTGATCCAGAGGATAAACGAGACCGGCCAATAGTCACCACCCTCGATGCCTTAGCCGGTTGGGACTGCGAGAAAGTGAAGGGAATAGCTGGTCAAGACCTTTGGATCAAAGATCTCATAGCTTTGCCTTTTGGATTCTTCCAAAGGATAATTGCATCCATGAGACGACAAGGCATGAGGGAGAAGTACGTGAGCCCGGTGATTATGTTCTACGCCAACAAATGGGTGCTTTCGAAGAAGACACATAAATTTTGGGAGAACACAGCAGAGGAAGATGGCAGTGATAATGCAGATAATAAGGTTTCAATGATCTTAGTAGGCATTATTGAGTTGCTTCCGGTTGGAGATAAGGCTTGTAGAGTACTTCCCGCAGCTTTTTACTTTGCCTTGCTTTCCCGGTCACTTACTCTCAGTTTAAGCATGGAAGGTAGGATGAAGTTGGAAGATCAAGCTGCGGCTCTACTGCAATTTGCACGAGTCGAACATTTTCTCCTGCCTGAAAAGAATGTACAGAATGTTGCATCATCTCCAGAAGTGGAAACAATGGAGAGGATCATATCGAGATATGTAACATCAAAGGAGGAGACCAACTGCAGTGGATGCACTCCTTTGATTAATAATGCTGTTGTTGCTGAATTATGGGATGCCTATCTAGTGAAAATCGCTGCTAATCCAAAGCTGGGACCGATAAGATTCATGGAACTCATTGAAACAGTACCAATTGAGGATAGAGAAACACATGATCATTTATACTATGCGATGAACACTTTCTTATCT AAACACAGTGATTTATCCATCGAAGAGAAGTCATCGGTCTGCAAGTACCTCAATTGTCAGAAACTATCACAGGAAGCATGCATCCAAGCAGTTCAAAATGAGCAGATGCCACTTCGCTTGATAGTCCAAGCATTGTTTGTTCAACAATTGCAAACACACCAGGCCTTCAGAGAATGTTCAGATTCTTTCAGGTACATGCAGAGCAGAGACTTCTCTGGCAGCATCTCAAGCTCCAGATGCCAACTGCCAACAAGTCCAACTGTTGAAGACAAGCCATATAAACCTACAACCGAAGATGGAGAAACTCCAGGAATGTCTCTTTGCTCCCTGCTGCGGCAAGATATAGCTGTGCACAAGTCTGAACTTGCAAAGGCAGAATATGAGTCAACGAGTTTTAGGATTCAGGTCCTCGAAGAGGAGCTTACATCCTTGAAACAGATCCTTCATTGCCAAAACACACCAAAGGAATCAGATCGAATAACGCCAGAAACATTGAGCTTCAGAATGTTTGATTCCGATAATGGAACAGTGATCAAGAAAAGGAACCCCATCTACCAAGTAGGCAGCTGCATTAGTTCAGTAAGCTGGACTTCTCAACGGAAGTGTGCCCGTCGGCTACTGAAGGTCATCCGGAGAATAGCCATGCTAGGGAAAGGcaaatcaaagataaaacaaGCTGTTTCTGGCTTTTCAAATGGCGCAAATGCTTGTAGAAGCAAGCCCCTGCATGAAGTTTATGACTGTTAA
- the LOC120274039 gene encoding BTB/POZ domain-containing protein At5g48130 isoform X1, whose product MSQNLSLKTRIQLPFVHSHLLFPPKTFDLLPCNKCITFILFISYSITSYSFYASQISLHAFNPTMKSDSAKTSPFSSPNAGVLLKTRVLAWSKETGSPARACVRVNGEIFNLHESPLKSKSGYFQKAMIEGFDIELPEQFPGGLESFEMVALFSYESLLPFDPFNVAALRCAAEFLEMTEMYCSANLCERSDLYLNQVVLQNWDDTLIVLQKCQPLLPWSEELLIVSRCVESLAFMACMEILDPEDKRDRPIVTTLDALAGWDCEKVKGIAGQDLWIKDLIALPFGFFQRIIASMRRQGMREKYVSPVIMFYANKWVLSKKTHKFWENTAEEDGSDNADNKVSMILVGIIELLPVGDKACRVLPAAFYFALLSRSLTLSLSMEGRMKLEDQAAALLQFARVEHFLLPEKNVQNVASSPEVETMERIISRYVTSKEETNCSGCTPLINNAVVAELWDAYLVKIAANPKLGPIRFMELIETVPIEDRETHDHLYYAMNTFLSKHSDLSIEEKSSVCKYLNCQKLSQEACIQAVQNEQMPLRLIVQALFVQQLQTHQAFRECSDSFRYMQSRDFSGSISSSRCQLPTSPTVEDKPYKPTTEDGETPGMSLCSLLRQDIAVHKSELAKAEYESTSFRIQVLEEELTSLKQILHCQNTPKESDRITPETLSFRMFDSDNGTVIKKRNPIYQVGSCISSVSWTSQRKCARRLLKVIRRIAMLGKGKSKIKQAVSGFSNGANACRSKPLHEVYDC is encoded by the exons atGTCCCAAAATCTAAGCCTGAAAACTAGGATTCAACTCCCATTCGTGCACTCTCATTTACTATTCCCTCCAAAGACCTTTGACTTGCTCCCTTGTAACAAGTGCATCACATTCATACTATTTATCTCTTATTCAATCACTTCTTATAGCTTTTATGCTTCCCAAATCTCTCTTCATGCATTCAATCCAACAATGAAGTCTGATAGTGCAAAGACAAGTCCTTTCTCAAGTCCAAATGCAGGAGTTTTACTTAAAACCAGAGTGCTTGCTTG GAGTAAAGAGACTGGCTCGCCGGCAAGAGCTTGTGTTCGAGTAAACGGTGAAATTTTCAATCTACATGAG TCACCTTTGAAATCGAAGTCCGGGTACTTCCAGAAGGCGATGATTGAAGGCTTTGACATTGAGCTGCCAGAGCAGTTCCCGGGTGGTTTGGAGAGCTTTGAGATGGTAGCCTTATTTAGCTATGAGTCCTTGCTTCCTTTTGATCCATTCAATGTCGCTGCTCTTCGATGCGCTGCGGAGTTCCTTGAGATGACAGAAATGTATTGTTCTGCGAATCTTTGTGAGAGGTCAGACTTGTATCTCAACCAAGTGGTGTTGCAGAATTGGGATGATACACTCATAGTTCTTCAGAAATGCCAGCCACTGCTCCCTTGGTCTGAAGAGCTTCTGATTGTGAGTCGATGCGTGGAATCTCTAGCTTTCATGGCTTGCATGGAGATACTTGATCCAGAGGATAAACGAGACCGGCCAATAGTCACCACCCTCGATGCCTTAGCCGGTTGGGACTGCGAGAAAGTGAAGGGAATAGCTGGTCAAGACCTTTGGATCAAAGATCTCATAGCTTTGCCTTTTGGATTCTTCCAAAGGATAATTGCATCCATGAGACGACAAGGCATGAGGGAGAAGTACGTGAGCCCGGTGATTATGTTCTACGCCAACAAATGGGTGCTTTCGAAGAAGACACATAAATTTTGGGAGAACACAGCAGAGGAAGATGGCAGTGATAATGCAGATAATAAGGTTTCAATGATCTTAGTAGGCATTATTGAGTTGCTTCCGGTTGGAGATAAGGCTTGTAGAGTACTTCCCGCAGCTTTTTACTTTGCCTTGCTTTCCCGGTCACTTACTCTCAGTTTAAGCATGGAAGGTAGGATGAAGTTGGAAGATCAAGCTGCGGCTCTACTGCAATTTGCACGAGTCGAACATTTTCTCCTGCCTGAAAAGAATGTACAGAATGTTGCATCATCTCCAGAAGTGGAAACAATGGAGAGGATCATATCGAGATATGTAACATCAAAGGAGGAGACCAACTGCAGTGGATGCACTCCTTTGATTAATAATGCTGTTGTTGCTGAATTATGGGATGCCTATCTAGTGAAAATCGCTGCTAATCCAAAGCTGGGACCGATAAGATTCATGGAACTCATTGAAACAGTACCAATTGAGGATAGAGAAACACATGATCATTTATACTATGCGATGAACACTTTCTTATCT AAACACAGTGATTTATCCATCGAAGAGAAGTCATCGGTCTGCAAGTACCTCAATTGTCAGAAACTATCACAGGAAGCATGCATCCAAGCAGTTCAAAATGAGCAGATGCCACTTCGCTTGATAGTCCAAGCATTGTTTGTTCAACAATTGCAAACACACCAGGCCTTCAGAGAATGTTCAGATTCTTTCAGGTACATGCAGAGCAGAGACTTCTCTGGCAGCATCTCAAGCTCCAGATGCCAACTGCCAACAAGTCCAACTGTTGAAGACAAGCCATATAAACCTACAACCGAAGATGGAGAAACTCCAGGAATGTCTCTTTGCTCCCTGCTGCGGCAAGATATAGCTGTGCACAAGTCTGAACTTGCAAAGGCAGAATATGAGTCAACGAGTTTTAGGATTCAGGTCCTCGAAGAGGAGCTTACATCCTTGAAACAGATCCTTCATTGCCAAAACACACCAAAGGAATCAGATCGAATAACGCCAGAAACATTGAGCTTCAGAATGTTTGATTCCGATAATGGAACAGTGATCAAGAAAAGGAACCCCATCTACCAAGTAGGCAGCTGCATTAGTTCAGTAAGCTGGACTTCTCAACGGAAGTGTGCCCGTCGGCTACTGAAGGTCATCCGGAGAATAGCCATGCTAGGGAAAGGcaaatcaaagataaaacaaGCTGTTTCTGGCTTTTCAAATGGCGCAAATGCTTGTAGAAGCAAGCCCCTGCATGAAGTTTATGACTGTTAA